In Dermacentor silvarum isolate Dsil-2018 chromosome 2, BIME_Dsil_1.4, whole genome shotgun sequence, the following proteins share a genomic window:
- the LOC119440743 gene encoding monocarboxylate transporter 14: MPAPHLVDSCYAWFIAAMCSWVQVWAAIIFRSSGILLVGLVSSFRISREQAAWPFEICTTINCMQGFTVGVMVRYWDTRALNIGATLVASVCAIACFISNTPTAYIVFIGIGFGAGTGLMVPTNVVVLHRYFDKYRTSASGLSFAGAALSSILLPPLIGKLLDLYGLQGTMLIIGALVLNTMVGAIALRSSPTFPRPPCHTLLNTTFTTTRRSSTTYSSASNASSGQGTENKNFITELFTSDVPLWESERVPDTNAIVIPDGITQMFSFLLNPMFVPLMVTGAVYGYVFSTYLITIVDHAAGAANASPEQGAILVSTMAMGDFFSRIGVGYITDRHYITREWMLIINFTLQTCA, from the exons ATGCCAGCGCCGCACCTTGTGGACAGCTGCTACGCCTGGTTCATAGCAGCCATGTGTTCCTGGGTCCAGGTATGGGCCGCCATCATCTTCCGCAGCTCGGGCATCCTCCTTGTCGGTCTGGTGTCCAGCTTCCGCATCTCCCGCGAGCAGGCCGCTTGGCCCTTCGAAATCTGCACCACCATCAACTGTATGCAGG GCTTCACGGTCGGTGTTATGGTCAGATACTGGGACACCCGAGCGCTCAACATAGGAGCTACTCTCGTGGCTTCAGTCTGCGCCATTGCTTGCTTCATTTCGAATACGCCTACAGCCTACATAGTATTTATTGGCATCGGCTTCG GCGCCGGCACGGGCCTCATGGTGCCCACAAACGTGGTGGTGCTGCATCGCTACTTCGACAAGTACCGGACCTCGGCGAGCGGCCTGAGCTTCGCCGGCGCGGCGCTGAGCAGCATACTGCTGCCGCCACTCATCGGGAAGCTGTTGGACTTGTACGGCTTGCAGGGCACAATGCTCATCATAGGCGCGCTCGTGTTGAACACGATGGTTGGCGCCATCGCACTCCGCTCGTCGCCCACCTTCCCGCGACCGCCGTGCCACACCCTGTTAAACACAACGTTCACTACCACCAGACGCAGCAGCACCACAtacagcagcgccagcaacgccagCAGTGGCCAAGGCACGGAGAACAAGAACTTCATCACCGAGCTCTTCACCTCTGACGTGCCGTTGTGGGAGAGCG AACGAGTGCCCGACACAAATGCTATAGTGATACCGGACGGCATCACGCAGATGTTCAGCTTCCTCCTGAACCCGATGTTCGTGCCACTGATGGTGACTGGCGCGGTGTATGGCTACGTGTTCAGTACGTACCTGATTACCATCGTGGACCACGCGGCGGGTGCGGCGAATGCCAGCCCCGAGCAAGGCGCCATACTAGTCTCGACCATGGCCATGGGCGACTTCTTTAGCCGCATCGGCGTCGGCTACATCACCGACCGACATTACATCACTCGCGAGTGGATGCTCATCATCAACTTCACCTTACAG acTTGCGCTTGA